In Paroedura picta isolate Pp20150507F chromosome 1, Ppicta_v3.0, whole genome shotgun sequence, the following are encoded in one genomic region:
- the PNRC1 gene encoding proline-rich nuclear receptor coactivator 1 yields the protein MVTTTAPPPFRARISAGTEDPRWFPPTLLQRLMRADASGEGHQPSCCLVGPGGSPRPALKRVRRRKGKMRATSSSLSQSRYQQHQQHRAGLGRRSAAQGTRSLYETPTAAPAPGLEAVPAEEAPTASPRSASVSKPLRKELLKNKMGKSEKTTIPYNQSVHSLYLCEQSKINRQRNKCNIQLNKIPPAKKTENNFWQESVSSELIKNQEEKTLKNTENSKNMKSRKPIFLTEANQKENYAGAKFSEPPSPSVLPKPPSHWVGSTVQYSDQNREMMAVHLKTLLKVQA from the exons ATGGTGACGACCACTGCGCCTCCCCCCTTCCGGGCCCGGATCTCGGCCGGCACCGAGGACCCCCGGTGGTTTCCCCCGACCCTCCTACAGCGCCTCATGCGGGCGGACGCCAGCGGCGAAGGCCACcagcccagctgctgcctggtgGGCCCGGGGGGCAGCCCCAGGCCGGCGCTGAAGAGAGTGcggagaaggaaagggaagatgcGCGCCACCTCCTCCAGCCTCTCCCAGAGCCGctaccagcagcaccagcagcaccgCGCCGGCCTGGGGCGAAGGAGCGCCGCGCAGGGGACGCGCAGCCTCTACGAGACCCCCACAGCCGCCCCGGCGCCTGGCCTCGAGGCGGTCCCGGCTGAGGAAGCGCCCACCGCTTCCCCGAGATCAGCCTCCGTCAGCAAGCCTCTCAGGAAAgag TTGTTGAAAAACAAGATGGGAAAATCTGAGAAGACTACCATTCCATACAATCAGTCTGTTCATAGCCTATACCTGTGTGAACAATCAAAAATTAACAGACAGAGGAACAAATGCAATATACAACTAAACAAGATTCCACCTGcaaaaaaaactgaaaataacTTTTGGCAAGAGTCTGTATCATCTGAGCTCATTAAAAATCAGGAGGAAAAAACTttgaaaaacacagaaaacagcaaaaacaTGAAATCAAGGAAACCCATCTTTCTGACTGAAGCTAACCAAAAAGAAAATTATGCGGGGGCAAAATTTAGTGAACCTCCTTCACCCAGTGTCCTTCCAAAGCCTCCTAGTCATTGGGTAGGAAGCACTGTCCAATATTCTGACCAAAATAGGGAGATGATGGCAGTCCATCTAAAAACTCTCTTAAAGGTTCAAGCATAG